The nucleotide sequence TCGCACGTCGTGAACCGCCATGTGGCGAGTTCCACCGGGCCGTCGTACCGCAGCAGTTCCTCGATCGCGGGGGCGATCCGCGCGTCGGGTTCGCGCTGGAGGCCGGCGCGCGCCTCGGGGTGGGTGAGGAGTGTGAGGAGGCCGTTGCCGATGAGGTTCACGGTGGTCTCGAATCCGGCGAACAGCAGGATGAAGGCCATCGCGGCGGCCTCGTCCTCGGTGAGGTGTTCGCCGTGGTCGCTCGCGCGGATGAGCCCGGTGATCAGGTCGTCGTCGGCGGCGTCGCCGGACGCGTGGTCGCGCAGCACCGCGCGTTTGCGGTGGATGAGGTCCCTCAGGTAGCCGCGCATGTGCCGGACGGCGCGCGCCACACCGCCGCGCGGTCCCGAGCCGTGCCGGATCATCATCCCGGCCCACGTGCGGAAGTCGTCCTGGTCCTCGGCCGGGACGCCGAGCAGGTCGCAGACCGCGTGAATGGGCAGCGGGAACGCGAAGTCGTGGATCAGGTCGGCCTCGCCGCGGGCCGCGAACCCGTCGATGAGCCGGTCGGTCAGCTCCTGGACGCGCGGCCGGAACGCCTCCGCGCGGCGCGGCGTGAACGCCGTGGACACCAGGCGGCGCAGCCGCGTGTGATCGGGCGGATCGAGGTTGAGCAGGTGCGCCCCGACGCCCGAGCGCTGCTCGCCCGGCACCCCGACCTTGCCTTGTTTCCACGCCTGTTCGGAATGCCGGGGGTTCTTGCTGAGCCGCGGGTCGGCCAGCGCCTGCCGGGCGTCGGCGTAGCGCGTCACCAGCCACGCCTCGACGCCGCTGGGCAGCGTCGTGCGGTGCACCGGCGCGTGGTCGCGCAGGTACGCGTAGGCGGGGTACGGGTCGGCGACGAACTCGCGGGTGAACAGCCCGGGCCGGTCGGAACCGCCGTCGCCGAGCCCGGCGGGACACGCCTGCGCGGCGGTCGGATTCGGTGGGGGCACCGTTCCACGGTAACCGCCGCTCCGGACGGGGTCGGCGGGCGGGGGCGACGCCCGGGACGCCCGCCGGGCCCGGCCGGGGTGCGCGGGCGGCTCGGCCGCGGCGCCGGTCAGGCCGGGTGCGGGACGCCGGTCAGGCCGCCGGCACGCGTTCGCGCTCCTCGGGCACCGAATCGGCGGTGTCCGTACGCCGGTTCGCGCGAAGCCCCCGGATCCCGAGCCAGCCGATCGCGTTGCCCGCCGCGAACGAGACGACGGTGAGCGCGAGGTGGACCAGGAAGAACGCGGTCGGCCCGTCGTTCCAGGACTTCTCGTCCTTCCAGATGTTCTTCAGGAAGTTGGGCCACAGGACCCAGGTCCACACCCCGAAGAGCAGCAGGAGGCCGGAGGTCTTGCGGCCGATGCGCATGGCTGTACCTGTTTCTTCTGATTCTGTGTGAGTTTTTCCGGTTCCTTGGGGTCCCCTGGGGTTTGCCGGGGAGGTAGCCGGGGCTCGCGTTAGGCCGTTCGGTCACAGTCCCGTTCGGGTCCAGTATGCGCGGGGTTCGGGTCTGCTCCGCAGGTGGGGGCCACAGTTACGCTCATCTGCATGTCATACAGGTCTGGACCGGCGATGCGTCTCGCCACCGTCGGTGCGGTGTTGGCCGCGGTCGTTCTCGGCGGAACTCCCGCGGCGGTCGGAGCGGTTCCGCACACCCGGGAAGCCGCGCCTCCCCCCGCCGAACCGCCCCCGCCACCGGACATGTCGTCGCTCGGCGGCGCACGGCTCGCCCAGCCCGGCGTCCAGGCCGACTTACCCCCGGGCACGCCGCCGCTGCCCGCGGTCGACGCGTACTCGTGGCTCGTCGCCGACGTGACGAGCGGTCAGATCCTGGCCGCGAAGAACCCGCACTGGAAGCTCGCGCCGGCCAGCACCCTCAAGACGCTGTTCGCCGACACCGTCCTGCC is from Yinghuangia sp. ASG 101 and encodes:
- a CDS encoding cytochrome P450 family protein, with the translated sequence MFTREFVADPYPAYAYLRDHAPVHRTTLPSGVEAWLVTRYADARQALADPRLSKNPRHSEQAWKQGKVGVPGEQRSGVGAHLLNLDPPDHTRLRRLVSTAFTPRRAEAFRPRVQELTDRLIDGFAARGEADLIHDFAFPLPIHAVCDLLGVPAEDQDDFRTWAGMMIRHGSGPRGGVARAVRHMRGYLRDLIHRKRAVLRDHASGDAADDDLITGLIRASDHGEHLTEDEAAAMAFILLFAGFETTVNLIGNGLLTLLTHPEARAGLQREPDARIAPAIEELLRYDGPVELATWRFTTCDTPIGDVVVPAGEPVLVVLASADRDPRRFADPDTLDLGRADNPHLAFGHGIHYCIGAPLARLEGQIAVTTLLRRLPDLALAEPAEELRWRGGLIMRGLQRLPVVFRAEAVP
- a CDS encoding SCO4848 family membrane protein produces the protein MRIGRKTSGLLLLFGVWTWVLWPNFLKNIWKDEKSWNDGPTAFFLVHLALTVVSFAAGNAIGWLGIRGLRANRRTDTADSVPEERERVPAA